A window from Littorina saxatilis isolate snail1 linkage group LG9, US_GU_Lsax_2.0, whole genome shotgun sequence encodes these proteins:
- the LOC138976691 gene encoding glutathione S-transferase 3, mitochondrial-like → MGIMTRIASDLPEGYGYVVLVGAVGNTFVNMWMAINVGRARKRFDIPYPEMYSTTDKGKEFNCIQRAHQNTLEGQGTFLTLLFIGGLQYPKITAGVGMMYLASRVAYALGYYTGDPDKRRWGAFGHIAELVLLGNVISFAAHQLEWV, encoded by the exons ATGGGAATCATGACAAGGATCGCAAGCGACCTGCCCGAGGGGTACGGCTACGTTGTGCTGGTGGGCGCTGTCGGCAACACCTTCGTCAACATGTGGATGGCCATCAACGTGGGGCGTGCTCGCAAGCGATTTGACATTCCT TACCCAGAAATGTACAGCACGACAGACAAGGGCAAAGAGTTCAACTGCATCCAGCGAGCTCATCAAAACAC GCTGGAGGGTCAGGGCACATTTTTGACGCTCTTGTTCATCGGAGGACTGCAGTACCCT aaAATCACAGCGGGAGTGGGCATGATGTACCTGGCATCTCGCGTGGCATACGCTCTAGGTTACTACACTGGAG ACCCAGACAAGCGTCGCTGGGGAGCGTTCGGCCATATCGCAGAGTTGGTTCTCCTGGGGAACGTCATCTCCTTCGCAGCCCACCAGTTGGAGTGGGTGTGA